A region of Salvelinus alpinus chromosome 6, SLU_Salpinus.1, whole genome shotgun sequence DNA encodes the following proteins:
- the LOC139579465 gene encoding uncharacterized protein isoform X2, whose product MLSSDEVLPPPGDFQVLLLTLDSVSLSWSSPLGLTGPQTFRVTWGCDGETSSTRVKVLPAPDQLNIDSVDTTSAAVSWSQPPGLDQTQHHYQISYRCPGTEPHITTTSSHSITLSDLEPATEYSVTVCTVLENGKQSQLVLTTLTTVLPAPHQLTVDSVDTTSAAVSWSQPPGLDQTQHHYQISYHCPGTEPHITTTSSHSITLSDLKPATEYSVTVCTVLENGKQSELVSTTFTTVLPAPDQLTVDSVDTTSAIVSWSHPPGLDQTQHHYQISYHCPGTEPHITSTSSPSITLPDLQCVTQYSVTVCTVLENGKQSQLVSTNLTTIHFQWWKRPSRVAAVCVLLAVIIGLWDSYATAERDHLQNSLNTRTTARDQLQNSLNTRTTARDQLQNSLNTRTTERDQLQNSLNTRTTERDQLQNSLNTRTTERDQLQNSLNTRTTERDQLQNSLNTRTTEVDTLMKSLNTTTMERDQLQEEIERLNWENKGSCPEGWRRFGCRCYYLSTEKKTWNESRQDCLERGADLVIINSEEEQTFINGFKSVSYVWIGLTDSVTEGTWKWVDGNPLTTPRYWWSGEPGGGTYQNCGEIYYISSGQGVWRDLGCSFSQEWICEK is encoded by the exons TACTTCCTGCTCCAGACCAGCTGAATATTGACTCAGTGGACACCACATCAGCTGCTGTTAGCTGGAGCCAGCCACCAGGATTGGACCAAACCCAACATCATTACCAGATCTCTTACCGCTGTCCAGGGACAGAACCACACATCACTACCACATCTTCACACAGCATCACTCTCTCTGATCTGGAACCTGCGACTGAATACTCAGTCACTGTCTGCACTGTGCTGGAAAATGGAAAGCAAAGTCAACTGGTGTTAACAACCCTCACCACAG TACTTCCTGCTCCACACCAGCTGACTGTTGACTCAGTGGACACCACATCAGCTGCTGTTAGCTGGAGCCAGCCACCAGGATTGGACCAAACCCAACATCATTACCAGATCTCCTACCACTGTCCAGGGACAGAACCACACATCACTACCACGTCTTCACACAgcatcactctctctgacctgAAACCTGCTACTGAATACTCTGTCACTGTCTGCACTGTGCTGGAAAATGGAAAGCAAAGTGAACTGGTGTCAACAACCTTCACCACAG TACTTCCTGctccagaccagctgactgttgaCTCAGTGGACACCACATCAGCTATTGTTAGCTGGAGCCATCCACCAGGATTGGACCAAACCCAACATCATTACCAGATCTCCTACCACTGTCCAGGGACAGAACCACACATCACCTCCACATCTTCACCCAGCATCACTCTTCCTGACCTGCAATGTGTCACTCAGTACTCTGTCACTGTCTGCACTGTGCTGGAAAATGGAAAGCAAAGTCAACTGGTGTCAACAAACCTCACCACAA TACATTTTCAGTGGTGGAAGAGACCCTCCAGAGTTGCTGCAGTGTGTGTTCTACTGGCTGTCATCATAGGCCTGTGGGATTCCT ATGCAACTGCAGAGCGAGACCATCTACAGAATAGTCTAAATACCAGGACTACAgcgagagaccagctacagaataGTCTAAATACCAGGACTACAgcgagagaccagctacagaataGTCTAAATACCAGgactacagagagagaccagctacagaataGTCTAAATACCAGGACCActgagagagaccagctacagaataGTCTAAATACCaggaccacagagagagaccagctacagaataGTCTAAATACCaggaccacagagagagaccagctacagaataGTCTAAATACCAGGACCACTGAAGTAGACACGTTGATGAAGAGTCTAAACACTACAACTATGGAGCGTGACCAGCTACAGGAGGAGATAGAAAGACTGAACTGGGAGAACAAAG GGTCCTGTCCTGAAGGATGGAGAAGGTTTGGCTGCAGATGTTACTACCTCTCTACTGAGAAGAAAACCTGGAATGAGAGCAGACAGGACtgtctggagagaggagcagacctggtgatcattaacagtgaagaggaacag ACATTCATCAATGGGTTTAAATCAGTCAGTTATGTCTGGATTGGTTTGACTGATTCTGTTACTGAGGGGACCTGGAAATGGGTTGACGGCAAcccactgaccaccccaag GTATTGGTGGAGTGGAGAGCCTGGTGGTGGTACGTACCAGAACTGTGGGGAAATCTATTACATATCATCAGGCCAAGGAGTATGGAGGGATTTGGGATGTTCGTTTTCACAAGAATGGATCTGTGAGAAATAG